GCTTTACAATGGCATTGCAAGCAATCTCAATCAGATAGCTGATTTAATATCATAATATATATACATTCTATATATATTATAGCTGTGGCAGGTAATTGTCATCATAAGCTTGCCTCCAATCATTATCAAATTTACGGAGCTCATAGAGAATATTTTTTTTCAATGAATCAAGCACTTCGTTATCTTCAAGGTACTGCATTGGGTTCTCAAATTGGGCGTCCCTTTTTGCTTTAAAAAACTCTTCCATGAGACACTCGATGTTGCCATCCTTATTTGTAGCGGTGTAGTTTTCCCAGTCTTTGGGAAATGGGCTGGAGGCTTTAAAATTCTTGAAATAAATTCTGGGGGAGCACAGCTGGTGAAATTTAGCGTCATTTACTAACGAGTGTAGGTCAGTGAGGTCTTTGCGGACCAAAAATGGCCTTCCAAAGGTGAACTCCAACCGCACCCGATTTACTTTTTTATGCAGCCACCCGCTACGTCCCTTTAGGCCCTTGTCGTCATTTCCACGTTCATAAATTTTCGCATGATTTATACCCATATCAACGTGATAAACGGTATTGTATTTCCTGGGCTCATTCCAGCCCAAGAATTCATCTCCGCGCATTAGGGTTTCATGGGCATAAGGGAAAAACATATAGCGCCTCAAGAGGTAGAAAAGGTGATTCAAGGATTCATGCGAATGACAGAAGAAGTCAATCGCATACTCCAAGGAACTGACTTTGAGTTCAGGAAAGCCAGGGAATTCATCATATAAGCCCATAAGGGCTACTTGGCTAGATTGGGATGTGTGGAACCGAAACTTGGGGAACCAAGCTTCTTTAGGGTTGAAATAAACCGTTAACACCCCTAATTCTCGCTGGAGAAAGCCGACTTGTCGATAGCCTGGTTCTCGTTTAAGGTACATGACACTTTGTTGCGGAGAGAGGACTCGGATCTTACCAAGACGCTCTTCAACTTCGCCAAAGCTGCATTGCTTTATGAATAATCTTGACCGATGAATGATTGGCCGGATTTCTCTGATCCCGTTTAGGGAGGTTCGGATGATGTTCCTTTGAAAAGTTTTCGGCGGCATGACATATGACATGATGGGTCTCCTTTATGAAGCATGTTATTTAGTTAAACGATAGCCAACGAACAGATAGTCTCATAGCAACGACCTATGTTGTCTTTAAAATCGATGTATACCTCTCCACCCAGAAAAGGCTGAGGACCAGATGAAGGCTTCGGCTTAAGTATTCGAGCGATGTCCCCCGAACCCCTTGTCAGACACTAAGGGGTACCGCTCCTATGGACATTACGGCTAAAACTTTCGAAGCGATGCACCCTGTGGCATTAGGACAGAAGATGTCGGCCCAATCCGGTGCAGTAAAGATTCTGTGGTCATCTGGACTGCGACCTGAGTGTATTAAGGTGGAAACGGAAATGAACCCCTTTTAGAGAGAGTTGGGTTGCATAATGCTGCCATTTGCCACACAAGACGCAGGATCAGAGCATGCTCGACCTGTCTCCACCAAGAGCACGGTAGGCCGAGCATGCGATCCATTCACGGCTTTTTAATCTTTGCGACACGTGTCGCAAACTTTTCATGGAGTTAAGATTCGTAAATTTCGTGAATTTGTTTCCGAAGCTTTTTTAGGTCTCGCTTAAACTGCATATCAGTCTCAGCATATTCCCTCAGAGTTTTCATTATTTTTTGCGAATGCAAACAATCCCGCATAGCTGAAACCCCTTCTTTAAAGATCTGAACACGATCGGTCGGACATGTTTTTTTGCTTGGAACGGAATTTGCCTGAGGCTTTACAGGGAAAGTCAGAGCTGGGTTTATAAGCACTGGCAGATATTGGGCGGCGTGAAGCTCGGGGGTTCTATCCTGTTCCCTTCTAAGGAGGAACTTCATGAGCGTATATTCAGTAAAGGGGAAGGGGTGGAGATACGGCTTCACCCAGAAGGGGACCAGGCACACGGAGGCCTGGTTCAAAACCAAAAAAGAAGCAAAGGAGGCAGAGGCAAGAAAGAGGCAGGAGTTGAAGAACCCGCAGCCTGTGCCACAAGTGGAGGATTCGATGGCGGAGCAAACTCCAACCGACATGGGATTCTTGGAGCTGCTTAACTTAAGATTGGATTATGTGCGGGCGTATAAATCACAAAAATATTATGTGGACCACATCTATACGGCTCGGAAGCTGGTTAAGGGGTGGCGGAAACTTAGGTGCGGTGAAATCACCCTTCAGATAGTCCAAGCTTATCTAATAAAGCGGGCCAGGGTGGCGGCCTTTACCGCCAACAAGGAGCTGCGGTATCTTCGAGCCCTATTCAACTTTGGGATCAAGCAGGGGTTGGTTAAGACCAACCCTACCCAGGGATTGGAATTTATGCCGGTGGATTAGAAGATAAAGTAGGTTCCCACCAAGGAAGATGTGGCCAAGGTATTGTTAGCAGCAAATCCAGATACTCAGGACTATCTGGTGGCCATCAAAGAGACCATGGCAAGAATGGGCGAAATCAACAGGCTGGTTTGGGATGATGTGGATTTCGAGCATAGAATTGTGGTGCTCTATACCCGGAAGAAAAAAGGTGGCCACTTGACCCCCAGGAAAATCCCCATGACCACTAGGCTCTACAGCTTGCTCGGTGTAAGGTATAAGAACCGTGATAAGACCAAGCCCTGGGTTTTTTGGGGGCGGCACTGGAGCAGCAAAGCCGGGAGGTTCGTGGAAGGTCCCTACCAACACCGCAAGGACCTCATGGCCACCCTATGTCAACGGGCGGGGGTGAGGCACTTCGGCTTCCACGCTTTGCGCCATTTCGGAGCCTCGATTTTGGAGCGGGCCAATGTACCCATCGGCTCCATCCAGCGGATTCTGGGCCATGAGAACCGGACCACCACCGAGATCTACTTGCACTCAATCGGTGAGGCCGAGCGGGAAGCGATGGAAATGTTCGAAATGGCTACCCAGGACGCTCTTCCGGAAGAAAGTC
This sequence is a window from Desulfobaccales bacterium. Protein-coding genes within it:
- a CDS encoding phage integrase SAM-like domain-containing protein, coding for MAEQTPTDMGFLELLNLRLDYVRAYKSQKYYVDHIYTARKLVKGWRKLRCGEITLQIVQAYLIKRARVAAFTANKELRYLRALFNFGIKQGLVKTNPTQGLEFMPVD
- a CDS encoding site-specific integrase; translation: MAKVLLAANPDTQDYLVAIKETMARMGEINRLVWDDVDFEHRIVVLYTRKKKGGHLTPRKIPMTTRLYSLLGVRYKNRDKTKPWVFWGRHWSSKAGRFVEGPYQHRKDLMATLCQRAGVRHFGFHALRHFGASILERANVPIGSIQRILGHENRTTTEIYLHSIGEAEREAMEMFEMATQDALPEESLTQSLTQEKAKVKPIGLTP